One window from the genome of Marinobacter sp. LV10R510-11A encodes:
- the glmM gene encoding phosphoglucosamine mutase, whose protein sequence is MAGRKYFGTDGIRGRVGEPPITPEFMLHLGWAAGQAFKKAGQRNSVLIGKDTRLSGYMFESALEAGLAAAGVDVKLLGPMPTPAIAYLTRTFRASAGIVISASHNPHHDNGIKFFSSDGTKLDDALEAEIESWLDKPIEVCGPGELGKASRIEDAPGRYIEFCKSTVPNEFTLDHMKIVLDCAHGATYHVAPKVFRELGAQVSVIGAEPDGLNINLNVGSTHLDALKQAVIDKEADLGIAFDGDGDRVLMVDCDGSEVDGDELLYVIGSQRFAEGNLKGGVVGTLMTNLGVELALTDMGIAFERANVGDRYVVERLLANNWVLGGEGSGHMVIRDCTSTGDGIVSALQVLLSISKSGKTLAELRQGMRKLPQTMINVQVAKRFDPFSRDDIVAAVQKAESELGSLGRILLRASGTELLIRVMAEGKNADDIRRVAEELAQVVENSTS, encoded by the coding sequence ATGGCCGGAAGAAAATATTTTGGTACGGATGGAATTCGCGGCAGGGTGGGTGAGCCCCCAATTACCCCCGAGTTTATGCTGCATCTGGGGTGGGCGGCCGGGCAAGCGTTTAAAAAGGCTGGCCAGCGAAATAGTGTGCTGATTGGCAAGGATACCCGGTTGTCCGGTTACATGTTTGAATCAGCCCTGGAGGCCGGGTTGGCCGCAGCGGGTGTGGATGTGAAGCTGTTGGGCCCCATGCCAACTCCTGCCATTGCCTACTTAACTCGCACCTTTCGCGCATCTGCCGGTATCGTTATCAGCGCGTCCCATAACCCGCATCATGATAACGGCATTAAGTTTTTCTCCTCCGACGGCACCAAGCTCGATGACGCGCTGGAAGCGGAGATTGAAAGTTGGCTGGACAAGCCCATTGAGGTTTGTGGCCCGGGTGAGCTGGGTAAAGCATCAAGAATAGAGGACGCCCCGGGGCGCTACATTGAGTTCTGCAAAAGCACGGTGCCAAACGAGTTTACTCTGGACCACATGAAAATTGTTCTAGATTGCGCTCACGGCGCGACCTATCACGTTGCTCCGAAGGTGTTTCGCGAGCTGGGTGCGCAGGTGTCTGTTATTGGCGCGGAGCCCGACGGGCTAAACATAAACCTAAATGTTGGCTCTACGCACCTAGATGCACTAAAGCAGGCCGTTATCGATAAAGAAGCGGATCTGGGTATCGCCTTTGACGGCGATGGTGATCGAGTTCTAATGGTCGATTGCGATGGCTCTGAAGTAGACGGTGATGAGCTTTTGTACGTAATTGGATCCCAGCGGTTTGCCGAGGGCAATCTGAAGGGCGGTGTGGTCGGCACGCTAATGACCAACCTGGGGGTCGAGTTGGCGCTGACAGATATGGGTATTGCCTTCGAGCGTGCCAATGTTGGCGACCGCTATGTAGTAGAGCGATTGCTGGCGAACAACTGGGTGCTTGGCGGAGAGGGATCGGGGCACATGGTTATCCGCGACTGCACCAGTACCGGGGATGGTATTGTTTCTGCACTTCAGGTGCTGTTATCTATCAGCAAGTCTGGTAAAACGCTCGCCGAGTTGCGGCAAGGTATGCGCAAGCTGCCCCAAACGATGATCAACGTTCAGGTAGCGAAGCGTTTTGATCCGTTTAGTCGTGACGACATTGTTGCGGCGGTTCAGAAGGCAGAGTCAGAGCTTGGCAGTTTGGGCAGAATTCTGTTGCGAGCATCAGGGACTGAGCTTTTGATTCGCGTAATGGCAGAGGGTAAAAACGCCGACGATATTCGCCGTGTTGCTGAAGAGTTGGCACAAGTCGTGGAAAATTCAACGTCCTGA
- the carB gene encoding carbamoyl-phosphate synthase large subunit encodes MPKRTDIKSILILGAGPIVIGQACEFDYSGAQACKALREEGYRVILVNSNPATIMTDPVMADATYIEPITWQTVAKIIEKEKPDALLPTMGGQTALNCALDLEKHGVLAEHGVEMIGANADTIDKAEDRRRFDQAMKDIGLECPRASIASSMEEAKRVAEDIGFPCIIRPSFTLGGSGGGIAYNREEFEEICARGLDLSPTKELLIDESLIGWKEYEMEVVRDKADNCIIVCAIENFDAMGVHTGDSITVAPAQTLTDKEYQIMRDASLAVLREIGVETGGSNVQFGIHPDTGRMVVIEMNPRVSRSSALASKATGFPIARVAAKLAVGYTLDELRNEITGGVTPISFEPSIDYVVTKIPRFTFEKFPQADARLTTQMKSVGEVMAIGRTFQESLQKALRGLEVGSDGFDEQLEEFTSEISRETLTRELSVPGADRIWYIGDAFRAGLSVDEVFEYTNVDPWYLVQIEDLIREEQALKSAGKADIDHATMFRLKRKGFSDARLAKLLGLTEISLRKLRHDLNIRPVYKRVDTCAAEFASDTAYMYSTYEEECEADPSDREKIVVIGGGPNRIGQGIEFDYCCVHAALAMREDGYETIMINCNPETVSTDYDTSDRLYFEPITLEDVLEIINVEKPKGVIVQYGGQTPLKLARGLEAAGVPIIGTSPDAIDRAEDRERFQQMITRLGLKQPENATVRSHEEGILAARKIGYPLVVRPSYVLGGRAMEIVYAEDELARYMRSAVLVSNDSPVLLDHFLNAAIEVDIDAICDGKDVVIGGIMQHIEQAGIHSGDSACSLPPYTLPAEVQDAMREAVRKMAIELEVVGLMNVQLAWQDDEIYVIEVNPRASRTVPFVSKAIGVSLAKVAARVMAGTSLAEQGFTKEIVPSYYAVKESVFPFNKFPSVDPILGPEMKSTGEVMGLGDSFDEAFAKASLAIGERLPSEGTAFMSVRDVDKAGAIQIARDLIEIGFKLVATTGTAKALREAGIEVERVNKVGEGRPHIVDAIKNSQVQLIINTTEGRKAVSDSAQIRQSALQTKVAYTTTLAGGEAFCRAIKFGPERTVRRLQDLHAGK; translated from the coding sequence ATGCCAAAACGGACCGATATTAAAAGCATCCTGATTCTGGGCGCAGGCCCGATTGTGATCGGGCAGGCGTGCGAATTTGACTACTCCGGCGCTCAAGCCTGCAAAGCCCTGCGTGAAGAAGGTTACCGGGTCATTCTGGTTAATTCGAACCCGGCCACCATCATGACCGACCCCGTGATGGCAGATGCCACTTATATCGAGCCGATTACCTGGCAGACCGTCGCTAAAATCATTGAGAAAGAAAAGCCCGATGCGTTGCTGCCGACCATGGGTGGACAGACTGCACTGAACTGCGCGTTGGATCTGGAAAAGCACGGTGTTCTGGCTGAGCATGGGGTGGAAATGATCGGCGCCAATGCCGATACCATCGACAAAGCGGAAGATCGCCGGCGGTTTGATCAAGCGATGAAAGACATTGGGCTTGAGTGCCCCCGTGCCTCCATTGCAAGCAGCATGGAAGAGGCCAAGAGAGTCGCTGAAGACATTGGCTTTCCGTGCATTATTCGCCCTTCGTTTACCCTGGGCGGTTCTGGCGGCGGTATTGCGTACAACCGGGAGGAGTTTGAAGAAATTTGTGCCCGCGGTCTTGATCTTTCCCCCACGAAAGAGCTGCTCATTGATGAGTCGCTGATTGGCTGGAAAGAGTATGAGATGGAAGTGGTTCGCGACAAAGCGGACAACTGCATTATCGTGTGCGCCATCGAGAACTTCGACGCCATGGGCGTACACACGGGGGATTCCATCACGGTCGCGCCAGCTCAGACGCTAACCGATAAAGAATATCAGATCATGCGGGATGCCTCACTGGCAGTGCTGCGTGAAATTGGTGTGGAAACAGGCGGCTCCAACGTACAGTTCGGTATCCACCCAGATACCGGCCGCATGGTCGTCATCGAGATGAATCCGCGGGTTTCGCGCTCGTCGGCACTGGCCTCCAAGGCGACGGGCTTCCCGATTGCCAGGGTCGCCGCCAAGCTGGCCGTGGGGTACACCCTCGATGAGCTGCGCAACGAGATAACTGGTGGCGTAACGCCCATATCGTTCGAGCCTAGCATCGACTATGTGGTTACCAAGATTCCACGGTTTACCTTCGAGAAATTTCCTCAGGCCGATGCCCGCCTAACAACACAGATGAAGTCTGTGGGCGAAGTTATGGCTATTGGCCGGACCTTCCAAGAATCTCTGCAGAAGGCTCTTCGGGGTCTGGAAGTGGGCTCTGACGGCTTTGATGAGCAGCTTGAAGAATTCACCTCCGAGATCTCCCGTGAAACGCTCACCCGCGAACTTAGCGTTCCTGGTGCCGACCGCATCTGGTATATCGGTGATGCGTTCCGTGCCGGGCTTAGCGTGGATGAGGTGTTTGAGTACACCAACGTGGATCCTTGGTACTTGGTACAAATCGAAGACCTTATCCGTGAGGAGCAGGCTCTGAAGTCCGCCGGTAAAGCCGATATCGATCATGCCACCATGTTCCGCCTCAAGCGCAAAGGCTTCTCCGATGCTCGCTTGGCCAAGCTGTTGGGCCTTACCGAGATCAGCCTACGTAAGCTGCGGCACGATCTGAATATCCGTCCGGTTTACAAGCGGGTAGATACCTGTGCAGCCGAGTTTGCCTCAGATACAGCTTATATGTACTCCACCTATGAGGAAGAGTGCGAAGCGGATCCCAGCGACCGCGAGAAAATCGTGGTTATTGGCGGTGGCCCTAACCGCATTGGCCAGGGCATTGAGTTTGATTATTGCTGTGTGCACGCAGCACTCGCCATGCGTGAAGATGGCTACGAAACCATCATGATCAACTGTAACCCCGAGACGGTATCGACCGATTACGACACTTCTGACCGGTTGTACTTTGAGCCTATTACGCTTGAAGACGTGCTGGAAATCATCAACGTCGAGAAGCCCAAAGGCGTGATTGTTCAGTACGGTGGCCAAACCCCGCTGAAACTGGCCCGTGGTCTAGAGGCGGCTGGCGTACCGATTATTGGTACCAGCCCAGACGCCATTGACCGCGCGGAAGACCGCGAGCGCTTCCAGCAGATGATTACTCGCCTCGGCCTGAAACAGCCGGAAAACGCCACTGTGCGCAGCCATGAAGAAGGCATTTTGGCTGCCCGCAAGATCGGTTATCCGCTGGTGGTGCGCCCGTCTTATGTGTTGGGTGGCCGTGCCATGGAAATTGTTTATGCCGAGGACGAACTGGCGCGCTACATGCGGAGCGCCGTGCTGGTTTCCAACGACAGCCCGGTATTGTTGGACCACTTCCTCAACGCAGCCATTGAAGTAGATATTGATGCCATCTGTGATGGTAAAGATGTTGTCATCGGCGGCATCATGCAGCACATTGAGCAAGCTGGCATTCACTCTGGTGACTCTGCATGCTCCTTGCCGCCATACACTCTGCCGGCCGAGGTTCAAGACGCCATGCGTGAGGCCGTAAGAAAGATGGCCATCGAGCTGGAAGTTGTTGGCCTGATGAACGTGCAGCTGGCTTGGCAGGATGATGAGATTTACGTGATCGAGGTTAACCCAAGGGCTTCGAGAACCGTGCCGTTTGTTTCAAAAGCCATTGGCGTATCTTTGGCTAAGGTCGCAGCCCGGGTAATGGCTGGCACATCTCTGGCAGAGCAGGGCTTCACCAAAGAAATAGTGCCCAGCTACTACGCCGTAAAAGAGTCTGTTTTCCCGTTCAACAAGTTCCCGTCTGTCGACCCGATTTTGGGTCCAGAAATGAAGTCTACGGGTGAAGTTATGGGTCTTGGTGACAGCTTCGATGAAGCTTTTGCCAAGGCGTCGCTGGCCATCGGAGAGCGTCTGCCCTCTGAAGGTACTGCGTTTATGTCGGTTCGCGATGTCGATAAGGCAGGTGCGATTCAGATTGCACGAGATTTGATTGAGATTGGCTTTAAGCTTGTTGCTACCACCGGCACCGCGAAAGCCCTCCGGGAGGCGGGTATCGAAGTGGAGCGGGTGAATAAAGTGGGCGAGGGGCGGCCACACATTGTAGACGCCATCAAGAATAGCCAGGTTCAGCTCATTATTAACACCACTGAGGGTCGCAAAGCAGTGTCGGATTCGGCGCAGATTCGCCAATCAGCTCTGCAGACCAAAGTAGCCTACACAACAACACTGGCGGGCGGCGAAGCCTTCTGTCGGGCCATTAAGTTTGGCCCGGAGCGTACAGTACGCCGCTTGCAAGACCTTCACGCAGGGAAGTAA
- the folP gene encoding dihydropteroate synthase, whose protein sequence is MEMKFAGRVLDMSRCHVMGVLNVTPDSFSDGGWFNQYSAALFKARQMVADGAAFIDVGGESTRPGATRVSVQEELDRVCPVVEAISRELDVIVSVDTSTPKVMSQAVELGAGLVNDVRALQREGALVAAANAGVPVCIMHIQGEPETMQDQPKYQNVLREVGEFLTQRVRAAVRAGIEAQNIILDPGFGFGKSLEHNLLLLASLERLQALGHPLLVGMSRKSMLGDITGREVDERLPASLAAATISAMKGASIIRAHDVRETVDAVKVATAVKEAV, encoded by the coding sequence ATGGAAATGAAATTTGCCGGGCGAGTGCTGGATATGTCTCGCTGTCATGTTATGGGTGTTCTCAATGTAACGCCCGACTCGTTCTCCGATGGTGGGTGGTTTAATCAGTACAGTGCTGCACTTTTCAAGGCTCGCCAGATGGTCGCTGATGGGGCTGCGTTTATCGACGTGGGCGGAGAGTCCACCCGCCCGGGTGCAACCAGGGTGTCGGTTCAGGAAGAGTTAGATCGGGTTTGCCCAGTGGTGGAGGCGATTTCTCGGGAGCTGGATGTGATCGTTTCTGTAGATACCAGTACGCCCAAGGTAATGTCTCAGGCGGTGGAGCTGGGTGCAGGGTTGGTTAACGATGTGCGCGCATTGCAAAGAGAGGGAGCCTTGGTTGCCGCGGCAAATGCGGGCGTGCCCGTGTGTATCATGCACATTCAGGGCGAGCCGGAAACCATGCAAGATCAGCCCAAATATCAGAATGTGCTGCGTGAGGTCGGGGAGTTTTTAACTCAACGGGTTCGTGCTGCTGTGCGAGCGGGCATCGAGGCGCAGAATATAATCTTGGATCCGGGCTTCGGGTTCGGGAAAAGCCTAGAGCATAATCTGCTATTGCTCGCTTCACTGGAGCGGTTGCAGGCGCTGGGTCATCCTCTGTTAGTGGGCATGTCCAGGAAATCCATGCTCGGCGATATCACTGGTCGAGAAGTTGATGAAAGGTTGCCGGCGAGCCTCGCGGCCGCGACAATATCGGCCATGAAGGGTGCCAGCATTATTCGCGCGCACGATGTTAGGGAAACCGTAGATGCCGTCAAGGTGGCGACGGCCGTAAAGGAGGCAGTTTGA
- the carA gene encoding glutamine-hydrolyzing carbamoyl-phosphate synthase small subunit produces MSTPAILALADGSLFYGTAIGADGETSGEVVFNTAMTGYQEILTDPSYARQLVTLTYPHIGNTGVNEEDVESDRIQAAGLIIRDLPLMASNWRSTGSLDEYLRNNNIVGLADIDTRRLTRILRDRGSQSGAIVAGANATAERALELAKAFPGLQGMDLAKEVTCDKMYNWTQGEWTLGEGYAEGGETKFKVVAWDYGVKFNILRMLASRGCDITVVPAQTPASEVLAMNPDGIFLSNGPGDPEPCDYAIKAIQEVLEAEVPLFGICLGHQLLALASGAKSMKMNHGHHGANHPVQRLSNGTVMITSQNHGFAVDEASLPDVLEVTHKSLFDGTLQGVRRTDKPAFSFQGHPEASPGPSDVAPLFDEFIRLMEVRAK; encoded by the coding sequence TTGAGCACACCCGCAATCCTTGCACTCGCAGACGGAAGCCTGTTCTACGGCACCGCCATTGGCGCTGACGGCGAAACCAGTGGTGAAGTGGTGTTCAACACCGCCATGACAGGCTACCAGGAAATACTGACAGATCCATCCTACGCCCGCCAACTGGTTACCCTGACTTACCCGCATATCGGTAACACAGGTGTGAACGAAGAAGATGTTGAGTCAGATCGCATACAGGCCGCCGGCCTGATCATCCGCGACCTGCCTTTGATGGCGAGTAACTGGCGCAGCACAGGATCGCTGGACGAGTACCTGCGAAACAACAACATTGTCGGGCTTGCCGATATCGATACCCGGCGCCTCACACGCATCCTTCGAGATAGAGGTTCGCAGAGCGGCGCTATTGTGGCGGGCGCTAACGCTACTGCTGAACGTGCGCTTGAGTTGGCTAAGGCATTTCCGGGGCTTCAAGGCATGGATTTGGCCAAGGAAGTCACCTGCGACAAAATGTATAACTGGACCCAAGGTGAGTGGACACTTGGCGAAGGCTACGCTGAGGGCGGCGAAACCAAGTTTAAGGTTGTGGCATGGGACTACGGTGTTAAATTCAACATACTGCGTATGCTCGCATCCCGAGGCTGCGACATTACCGTTGTGCCTGCGCAAACCCCGGCTTCAGAAGTGCTGGCAATGAATCCAGATGGCATATTCCTATCTAACGGCCCGGGTGATCCCGAGCCCTGTGATTACGCAATCAAGGCGATACAGGAAGTGTTGGAAGCCGAGGTCCCCTTGTTTGGTATCTGTTTGGGTCACCAGCTATTGGCGCTCGCCAGCGGTGCGAAAAGCATGAAAATGAACCACGGCCATCATGGCGCCAATCATCCGGTTCAGCGCCTTTCCAACGGCACGGTTATGATTACCAGCCAGAACCATGGTTTTGCAGTGGATGAAGCGTCCCTGCCGGATGTGCTGGAAGTTACCCATAAGTCTCTGTTCGATGGCACGTTGCAGGGTGTTCGCCGCACCGACAAACCAGCGTTCAGCTTTCAGGGGCACCCCGAGGCTAGCCCGGGCCCAAGTGATGTAGCGCCTTTATTTGATGAATTTATCCGTTTGATGGAAGTTCGGGCGAAATAA
- the ftsH gene encoding ATP-dependent zinc metalloprotease FtsH encodes MNVMAKNLVLWLIIAAVLLMVFQNFSPTTSGQQVNYSQFVEMVQQGQVSKVTIDGLEVQGIRDDGSQFETIRPQMADNKLMDDLLANKVEVIGKEPERQSLWTQLLVAAFPILIIIALFVFFMRQMQGGGGGKGPMSFGKSKAKLMSEDQIKTTFGDVAGVDEAKEEVKELVDFLRDPSKFQRLGGSIPKGVLMVGQPGTGKTLLAKAIAGEAKVPFFSISGSDFVEMFVGVGASRVRDMFEQAKKQSPCIIFIDEIDAVGRHRGGGMGGGHDEREQTLNALLVEMDGFEGNEGVIVIAATNRPDVLDPALMRPGRFDRQVVVGLPDIIGREQILKVHMKKVPLDENVEPALIARGTPGFSGADLANLVNEAALFAARRNQRLVTMEEFELAKDKIMMGAERKSMVMSEKEKRNTAYHESGHAIVGRLAPEHDPVYKVSIIPRGRALGVTMFLPEEDRYSHSKRFLISSICSLFGGRIAEELTLGFDGVTTGASNDIERATSLARNMVTRWGLSEKLGPLQYDTDSDESFIGRSGGQAQTVYSPETAQLIDEEVRSIIDTCYETATKLLVDNRDKLDFMAEALMKYETIDRHQIDDIMEGRAPRPPKGWDDRGPAGGAKADSPEQPPEAKPTDDGRRPDVGRPAGEH; translated from the coding sequence TTGAACGTTATGGCAAAAAATCTGGTTCTCTGGCTGATAATAGCCGCGGTACTGTTGATGGTGTTTCAGAATTTCTCTCCCACCACCAGCGGGCAGCAAGTCAACTATTCTCAATTCGTTGAAATGGTCCAGCAGGGCCAAGTCAGCAAAGTCACTATTGATGGTCTGGAAGTCCAAGGCATCCGAGACGATGGTTCTCAGTTTGAGACAATTCGCCCACAAATGGCGGACAACAAGCTGATGGACGATCTGCTGGCTAATAAGGTGGAGGTGATCGGCAAAGAGCCCGAGCGCCAGAGCCTTTGGACGCAGCTGTTGGTCGCGGCGTTCCCGATACTGATCATAATTGCACTGTTCGTGTTCTTTATGCGGCAAATGCAGGGCGGCGGTGGCGGCAAAGGCCCCATGTCGTTTGGCAAGAGCAAAGCGAAGCTGATGAGTGAAGATCAGATCAAAACCACGTTTGGCGATGTAGCCGGTGTGGATGAGGCGAAAGAAGAGGTTAAGGAGCTGGTGGACTTCCTACGGGATCCCAGCAAGTTCCAGCGTCTTGGCGGCAGCATCCCCAAAGGTGTCTTGATGGTGGGGCAACCGGGTACCGGTAAAACCCTTCTGGCTAAGGCGATCGCGGGCGAAGCAAAAGTTCCGTTCTTCTCGATTTCCGGTTCCGACTTCGTGGAAATGTTCGTAGGTGTTGGTGCATCTCGTGTGCGTGACATGTTCGAGCAAGCCAAGAAGCAGAGCCCCTGCATTATCTTCATCGACGAAATCGATGCAGTCGGCCGCCATCGTGGTGGCGGCATGGGTGGTGGTCACGATGAGCGTGAGCAGACCTTGAACGCACTACTGGTTGAAATGGACGGCTTTGAAGGTAATGAAGGCGTTATCGTTATTGCTGCGACCAACCGCCCAGACGTTCTCGACCCGGCTCTGATGCGCCCAGGGCGTTTTGACCGTCAGGTTGTGGTGGGTCTGCCGGACATCATCGGTCGTGAGCAGATCCTTAAAGTGCACATGAAGAAGGTGCCTTTGGATGAGAACGTTGAGCCTGCGCTGATCGCGCGTGGTACACCAGGCTTTTCCGGTGCCGACCTTGCGAACTTGGTAAACGAGGCAGCGCTATTCGCCGCTCGCCGCAACCAGCGCCTGGTAACAATGGAAGAGTTTGAGCTGGCCAAAGACAAAATCATGATGGGCGCCGAGCGCAAGTCCATGGTGATGAGTGAAAAAGAAAAGCGGAATACTGCTTATCACGAGTCTGGTCATGCCATTGTCGGTCGCCTTGCGCCGGAACACGATCCTGTCTACAAAGTGAGCATTATTCCTCGTGGGCGCGCCTTGGGTGTGACCATGTTCTTGCCAGAGGAAGACAGGTACAGCCACAGCAAGCGTTTCCTGATCAGCTCTATTTGCAGTCTGTTTGGCGGTCGTATTGCCGAAGAGCTGACGCTGGGTTTTGACGGCGTTACCACAGGTGCTTCGAATGATATCGAGCGTGCCACCAGCCTGGCCCGCAATATGGTCACCCGCTGGGGATTGTCGGAGAAGCTTGGGCCGTTGCAGTACGATACGGACAGCGATGAGTCTTTTATCGGTCGCTCGGGTGGCCAGGCTCAGACGGTTTACTCGCCAGAAACGGCTCAGCTGATTGATGAAGAAGTCCGAAGCATTATCGATACCTGCTATGAAACGGCCACTAAACTTCTGGTCGATAACCGGGATAAGCTGGATTTTATGGCCGAGGCGTTGATGAAATATGAAACCATCGATCGCCATCAGATTGATGACATTATGGAGGGTCGCGCGCCACGCCCACCAAAAGGTTGGGACGATAGAGGCCCTGCCGGCGGTGCTAAGGCAGATAGCCCGGAACAGCCTCCTGAGGCTAAGCCTACTGATGATGGCCGCCGGCCTGATGTTGGTCGGCCTGCAGGAGAGCACTAA
- the yhbY gene encoding ribosome assembly RNA-binding protein YhbY, translating into MSFSPEQRREYRAIAHHLKPVIIVGDKGLTENLQEELERALNDHELIKIKVASQDREARQEAVLALCESSGAEVVQTIGKIAVIMRRAKKPNPKLSNLLRHKS; encoded by the coding sequence ATGAGTTTTTCACCGGAACAGCGCCGGGAATACCGGGCCATTGCCCACCACCTGAAGCCCGTTATTATTGTGGGCGACAAAGGCCTTACCGAGAACCTCCAGGAAGAGCTGGAGCGGGCCCTGAATGACCACGAGCTCATCAAGATTAAAGTAGCGAGCCAGGACCGGGAAGCACGCCAGGAAGCCGTCCTTGCCCTGTGCGAATCCAGCGGCGCTGAAGTGGTGCAGACCATTGGGAAAATTGCGGTCATTATGCGCAGAGCCAAGAAGCCCAACCCAAAACTTTCCAATCTGTTACGCCACAAAAGCTAA
- the greA gene encoding transcription elongation factor GreA has product MSERVPMTTAGEASLREEIRKLKSEDRPRVIAAISDAREHGDLKENAEYHAAREQQSFIEGRIQEIEGKLSAAQVIDVTTMENTGRVIFGTTVHLMNMDSDEQVVYKIVGEDEANIKLGKLSISSPIARALVGKVADDVVAIRVPSGTVEYEIEKVEYI; this is encoded by the coding sequence ATGAGTGAAAGAGTACCTATGACAACAGCGGGCGAGGCCTCTCTTCGCGAGGAAATTCGGAAGCTAAAATCCGAAGATCGCCCTCGTGTTATCGCAGCGATTTCAGACGCCCGGGAGCATGGCGACCTGAAAGAAAACGCTGAGTACCACGCTGCCCGGGAGCAGCAGAGCTTCATTGAGGGCCGGATTCAGGAGATTGAAGGAAAGCTTTCGGCGGCTCAGGTAATTGACGTCACCACGATGGAAAATACTGGCAGGGTTATCTTCGGTACCACGGTTCATCTGATGAATATGGATTCGGACGAGCAAGTGGTCTACAAGATTGTCGGAGAGGACGAAGCCAATATTAAGTTAGGCAAGCTGTCTATTTCTTCGCCCATCGCCCGTGCGCTAGTGGGAAAGGTTGCAGACGATGTTGTCGCTATCCGCGTGCCATCTGGCACCGTGGAGTACGAAATCGAAAAGGTGGAATACATCTGA
- the dapB gene encoding 4-hydroxy-tetrahydrodipicolinate reductase, translating into MRVAIIGAAGRMGKVLIEAVDGTEGLELGAAVVEPGSSLIGADAGELSSIGKTGVKMAGTLADVKDDFDVLVDFTFPDLTLENAEFCKANGKMLVIGTTGLSDAEKQQLALAAESTQVVFAPNMSVGVNVVLNLLSKAAAALGDDYDVEIIEAHHRHKKDAPSGTALRMGEVVADALGRDLKECAVYGREGFTGERTRKEIGFETIRAGDVVGDHTVLFATEGERIEITHKASSRMTFAKGAMRAALWLKDKPAGLYDMQDVLSLK; encoded by the coding sequence ATGAGGGTAGCAATCATCGGCGCCGCCGGGCGCATGGGTAAGGTTCTGATTGAGGCAGTTGACGGCACCGAAGGGCTGGAGCTTGGTGCTGCGGTGGTCGAGCCGGGCAGCAGTCTTATCGGAGCCGATGCTGGCGAACTGAGCAGCATTGGTAAAACCGGTGTCAAAATGGCGGGCACTCTGGCTGATGTGAAAGATGATTTCGATGTGCTCGTCGACTTCACTTTCCCGGATCTAACCCTTGAAAACGCCGAGTTCTGCAAAGCCAATGGCAAAATGCTCGTCATCGGTACCACCGGCCTGTCCGATGCCGAAAAGCAGCAGCTGGCCCTTGCTGCAGAATCTACCCAAGTGGTGTTTGCGCCCAATATGAGCGTAGGTGTTAACGTGGTTCTCAACCTGCTGAGTAAAGCTGCAGCGGCACTGGGCGACGATTACGATGTCGAAATCATCGAAGCCCACCATCGCCACAAAAAAGACGCGCCATCTGGCACGGCTCTGCGCATGGGCGAAGTGGTTGCCGATGCGCTCGGCCGCGATCTTAAAGAGTGTGCGGTTTATGGTCGCGAAGGCTTTACTGGCGAGCGCACCCGCAAGGAAATCGGTTTCGAGACCATTCGTGCCGGTGACGTGGTGGGCGATCACACTGTGCTTTTTGCGACGGAAGGCGAGCGTATAGAGATAACTCACAAGGCAAGCAGTCGCATGACCTTCGCCAAAGGCGCCATGCGCGCAGCGCTCTGGCTGAAGGATAAGCCTGCCGGCTTGTACGATATGCAGGATGTCCTGTCACTGAAATAG